One Setaria viridis chromosome 5, Setaria_viridis_v4.0, whole genome shotgun sequence genomic region harbors:
- the LOC117857710 gene encoding uncharacterized protein yields the protein MATAHLLRRASSAFLSSTTGPLRPRCPLPGRLRLPRAAMATDSSAAPFQKIQIQREDTSFDAYVVGKENAPGIVVLQEWWGVDYEIKNHAVHISQLGGGYRALIPDLYRGKVALDVAEAQHLMEGLDWQGAVKDIQASVKWLKSNGSPKVGVTGYCMGGALSIASGVLVPEVDAVVAFYGTPSSELADPSKAKAPIQAHFGEHDSFVGFSDVTAAKSLEEKLKSSGVPYEVHIYPGCSHAFMNTSPEALKRKKGMGLTDENQEAVDLAWSRFSAWMGRFLGSA from the exons ATGGCCACAGCGCACCTGCTCCGacgcgcctcctccgccttcctCTCCAGCACCACCGGCCCGTTGCGCCCGCGCTGCCCTCTCCCCGGCCGCCTCCGGCTGCcccgcgccgccatggccaccgactcctccgccgccccgttCCAGAAGATCCAGATCCAGCGCGAGGACACG AGTTTTGATGCCTACGTTGTTGGCAAAGAAAATGCTCCTGGAATTGTGGTTTTGCAAGAGTGGTGGGGAGTAGATTATGAGATAAAGAATCATGCAGTCCACATTTCCCAACTTGGTGGTGGATACAGAGCACTCATTCCAGA TTTGTACCGCGGGAAAGTTGCTCTGGATGTTGCTGAGGCACAGCATCTGATGGAAGGTCTGGACTGGCAGGGTGCAGTTAAGGACATTCAGGCTTCAGTTAAATGGCTCAAGTCAAATGGGTCACCCAAG GTTGGTGTTACTGGCTATTGCATGGGAGGTGCTTTATCAATTGCAAGTGGAGTTTTAGTCCCAGAGGTTGATGCTGTTGTTGCTTTCTATGGGACACCATCTTCTGAGCTTGCCGACCCTTCTAAGGCTAAGGCTCCTATCCAGGCCCATTTTGGGGAGCATGACAGTTTTGTTGGATTTTCGGATGTCACT GCGGCCAAGTCCCTGGAGGAGAAGCTCAAGTCTTCCGGGGTACCATATGAAGTCCACATATACCCTGGATGTTCGCATGCCTTCATGAACACTTCGCCGGAGGCCCTCAAGCGGAAGAAGGGAATGGGTCTGACTGATGAGAACCAGGAAGCCGTCGACCTGGCCTGGTCTCGCTTCTCTGCTTGGATGGGTCGTTTCCTCGGATCTGCTTGA